A region from the Nesterenkonia lacusekhoensis genome encodes:
- a CDS encoding LytR/AlgR family response regulator transcription factor produces the protein MQNRPMEVLVVDDEPPAVAQIQWLLSGDSQVGRVHTAGNAAQAKHVLETEPIDVILLDIHMPGQSGMDLARQLQARAGEGAATERPEGEPGPQKQGPQTQVPQTQGPQAPDPQIIFITADAAPAVDAFELQARDYLLKPVRQSRLSEALRRAGQSLSAAEPEQPEGAQRVSVLQGDTTVLVEIASIRWVQAQGDYARLYTAESSYLLRIPLAELEEQWEAQGFVRVHRSHVVNLHHVRRIVNRQGRMTIQLPETELPVSRRLMPHVRERLDAHRVRAGRAAK, from the coding sequence GTGCAGAACCGCCCGATGGAGGTGCTGGTGGTCGATGACGAGCCGCCCGCGGTCGCCCAGATACAATGGCTGCTCAGCGGCGACTCTCAGGTCGGCCGCGTCCACACCGCCGGCAACGCCGCCCAGGCCAAGCATGTGCTGGAGACTGAGCCTATCGACGTGATCCTGCTGGACATCCATATGCCCGGTCAGAGCGGCATGGACCTGGCCCGGCAGCTGCAGGCCAGAGCGGGTGAGGGGGCCGCGACTGAGCGGCCGGAGGGGGAACCCGGCCCGCAGAAGCAGGGCCCGCAGACGCAGGTCCCGCAGACGCAGGGGCCGCAGGCCCCAGACCCGCAGATCATCTTCATCACCGCCGACGCCGCACCGGCGGTGGACGCCTTCGAGCTGCAGGCTCGGGACTATCTGCTCAAGCCGGTGCGCCAGAGCCGTCTCTCTGAGGCGCTGCGCCGGGCAGGACAGAGCCTCAGCGCAGCGGAGCCCGAGCAGCCGGAGGGCGCGCAGCGAGTCTCGGTGCTGCAGGGAGACACCACTGTGCTGGTGGAGATCGCCTCCATCCGCTGGGTCCAGGCCCAGGGTGACTACGCGCGGCTGTACACGGCCGAGAGCTCCTATCTGCTGCGCATCCCGCTGGCCGAGCTGGAGGAGCAGTGGGAGGCTCAAGGCTTCGTCCGGGTCCACCGCTCCCACGTGGTCAACCTCCACCATGTGCGCCGGATCGTGAACCGGCAGGGCCGCATGACCATCCAGCTGCCGGAGACCGAGCTGCCGGTCAGCCGGCGGCTGATGCCACATGTGCGTGAACGCCTGGACGCCCATCGGGTCCGCGCCGGCCGGGCCGCGAAGTGA
- the dxr gene encoding 1-deoxy-D-xylulose-5-phosphate reductoisomerase, whose translation MPEDTREVAILGSTGSIGTQALDVISRNTGRFDVVALAAGANTRLLAQQVAATGARIAGIASDGGTAENPDQPPLAQALAEAGVHHEVEILTGPTAAEQIAAEAPGAAAPAADGVVLNGMTGSIGLRPTLAALGTGATLALANKESLVVGGALVQAAQTRPGQIVPVDSEHSALAQALTSGRHEKGMCAVGRDGALSGDSEVRRLIVTASGGPFRDWPVESLSAVTPAEALKHPNFDMGRVVTTNSATLVNKALEVIEAHLLFDIPLDDIETVIHPQQIIHSLVEFQDGSTLAQAGPPRMLVPIALGLSWPERLAQVDEPIDWTQIMQWDFEPLDHERFPAVRLAKQACAASATHMSVYNAANEQAVDAFHEGKLGFGQIVETVEQVLADHEGHRAEQLSLEDVIGAEIWARRRADQLIGAGVYGAGAGVEASRGRSASEVGR comes from the coding sequence ATGCCTGAAGACACCCGAGAAGTGGCCATCCTGGGCTCCACCGGCTCCATCGGCACACAGGCCCTGGACGTCATCTCCCGCAACACCGGGCGCTTCGACGTGGTGGCCCTCGCCGCCGGCGCCAACACCCGACTGCTGGCTCAACAGGTGGCCGCCACCGGGGCCCGGATCGCAGGCATCGCCTCCGACGGCGGAACCGCCGAGAACCCTGATCAGCCACCCCTGGCGCAGGCACTCGCCGAGGCCGGAGTCCACCATGAGGTGGAGATCCTCACCGGCCCGACGGCGGCCGAGCAGATCGCAGCCGAGGCCCCCGGGGCTGCCGCACCTGCCGCTGACGGCGTGGTCCTCAACGGCATGACCGGGTCCATCGGTCTGCGCCCGACGCTGGCCGCACTGGGCACCGGTGCCACGCTGGCCTTGGCCAATAAGGAGTCCCTGGTGGTCGGGGGAGCGTTGGTCCAGGCCGCCCAGACCCGGCCAGGGCAGATCGTGCCGGTGGACTCGGAGCACTCGGCGCTGGCCCAAGCGCTGACTTCGGGACGCCACGAGAAGGGGATGTGTGCCGTCGGCCGTGACGGTGCGCTCAGCGGGGACAGCGAGGTCCGCCGACTGATCGTCACCGCTTCCGGTGGGCCGTTCCGGGACTGGCCGGTGGAATCGCTGAGTGCGGTCACCCCGGCTGAGGCGCTGAAGCACCCGAACTTCGACATGGGCCGAGTGGTCACCACCAATTCGGCCACGCTGGTCAACAAGGCGCTGGAGGTCATCGAGGCCCACCTGCTCTTCGACATCCCCCTGGACGACATCGAGACGGTCATCCACCCGCAGCAGATCATCCACTCCCTGGTGGAGTTCCAGGACGGCTCCACGCTGGCCCAGGCCGGCCCGCCGCGGATGCTGGTGCCCATCGCCCTGGGGCTCTCATGGCCGGAGCGGCTGGCGCAGGTGGACGAGCCCATCGACTGGACCCAGATCATGCAGTGGGACTTCGAGCCGCTGGACCACGAGCGCTTCCCGGCCGTGCGGCTGGCCAAGCAGGCCTGCGCGGCATCGGCCACGCATATGTCGGTCTACAACGCGGCCAACGAGCAGGCAGTGGACGCCTTCCATGAGGGCAAGCTGGGCTTCGGCCAGATCGTGGAGACGGTGGAGCAGGTGCTGGCCGACCATGAGGGCCACCGGGCCGAGCAGCTGTCTCTGGAGGATGTCATCGGCGCGGAGATCTGGGCGCGCCGCCGGGCGGACCAGCTGATCGGTGCCGGTGTGTACGGTGCTGGTGCTGGTGTTGAGGCATCGCGTGGACGAAGTGCTTCTGAGGTGGGCCGATGA
- a CDS encoding DivIVA domain-containing protein: MANDTALFSLLPAQEQGYHRDEVDEFMGRARAAYDSGDGMALAEIRDASFSMSSGGYDPAEVDAALDRLEDAFAGAERDRYIEQHGEDAWYELLAERAEPLRGRLERADGKRFREPAHSSALGYRKEQVDELCRQLEQYLDGENPMSVDEIRTITFSGAHGSSGYDEAQVDAFLDKMTEIMASVG, encoded by the coding sequence ATGGCTAACGACACCGCACTGTTCTCGCTGCTCCCCGCTCAGGAGCAGGGTTACCACCGGGACGAAGTCGACGAGTTCATGGGTCGCGCCCGCGCGGCCTACGACTCCGGCGACGGTATGGCCCTGGCCGAGATCCGTGATGCGAGCTTCTCCATGAGCTCCGGCGGCTACGATCCCGCAGAGGTGGACGCAGCCTTGGACCGGCTCGAAGACGCCTTCGCCGGCGCCGAGCGCGATCGCTACATCGAACAGCACGGCGAGGACGCCTGGTACGAGCTGCTGGCTGAGCGGGCAGAACCTCTGCGCGGGCGCCTGGAGCGTGCGGACGGCAAACGGTTCCGCGAGCCCGCCCACTCCTCCGCACTGGGTTACCGCAAGGAGCAGGTCGACGAGCTGTGCAGGCAGCTGGAGCAGTACTTGGACGGGGAGAACCCGATGAGCGTGGACGAGATCCGCACCATCACCTTCTCCGGGGCCCACGGCTCCAGCGGCTACGACGAGGCCCAGGTGGATGCGTTCCTGGACAAGATGACCGAGATCATGGCCTCGGTCGGCTGA
- a CDS encoding GNAT family N-acetyltransferase, whose amino-acid sequence MTITLREVETADLDQFFRFQQDADAAHMAGFAPTNPKDRSIFDLHWSGLLNNEKSLVRTIDVDGVPAGSIAAFHATDQDPAEIMFWTDKHFWGQGVTTQAFDQFLQEFTTRPVQARVVEDNHGSLKILESRGFEEVGEESVFSNARAAVVNEKILQLG is encoded by the coding sequence ATGACGATCACGCTCAGGGAAGTAGAGACCGCGGATCTGGACCAGTTCTTCCGGTTCCAGCAGGACGCCGACGCCGCCCACATGGCTGGGTTCGCGCCGACCAACCCCAAGGACCGCAGCATCTTCGACCTCCACTGGAGCGGACTGCTCAACAACGAGAAGTCCCTGGTGCGCACCATCGACGTCGACGGTGTCCCGGCCGGCTCGATCGCAGCCTTCCACGCCACTGACCAGGACCCGGCTGAGATCATGTTCTGGACCGATAAGCACTTCTGGGGACAGGGCGTGACCACTCAGGCCTTCGACCAGTTCCTCCAGGAGTTCACCACCCGCCCGGTGCAGGCTCGTGTGGTGGAGGACAACCACGGGTCGCTGAAGATCCTGGAGTCCCGCGGCTTCGAGGAGGTCGGCGAGGAGTCGGTGTTCTCCAACGCTCGCGCCGCAGTGGTCAACGAGAAGATCCTGCAGCTGGGCTGA
- a CDS encoding cation acetate symporter, with translation MTETGTLSATAVLAAVVLVSAVTVLVSTYGVRLSRSTGDFYVASRRVSPRMNASAVAGEYISAASFLGVAGLILVEGTYGLWFPVGYTAGFLTMLLFVAGPLRRSGAYTVPDFVTLRFASPRLRMLTVMLVVLTGWLYIVPQLHGASLALSATAGLPEWAGPAAVVLVVLATVMPGGMRSVTIAQAVQYWIKLSALLIPLVFILLRLGVLGGAEGPVPDFSAVWADSTPGSEDFYRTVSLILALMLGTIGLPHILVRFYTNPDGDAARRTTFLLLGLLAAFYVLPVSLGVIARAVFTEQDAATSPDTAVLRLPAEFFDGAAGDLLTAVVAAGAFAAFLSTASGLVVSVSGVLSQEFFGGTVRGFRIAAVLAVALPLAIATATSHVALAGAVAMVFTFSASAMAPLLLLGIWWSGITAQGAFAGMITGAAASLCSLAAGLSVGEEAAGAVVVLYPALWCVPLAFAAAMLVSRFGSGRPPADTAAVLARLHLPERS, from the coding sequence ATGACTGAGACCGGCACACTCTCCGCCACGGCGGTGCTCGCGGCCGTGGTCCTGGTCAGCGCGGTCACCGTGCTGGTCAGCACCTACGGGGTCCGGCTCTCGCGCAGCACCGGGGACTTCTATGTGGCCTCCCGGAGGGTCTCCCCGCGGATGAACGCCTCCGCGGTGGCGGGGGAGTACATCTCTGCAGCCAGCTTCCTCGGTGTGGCCGGGCTGATCCTGGTCGAGGGCACCTACGGCCTCTGGTTCCCGGTGGGCTATACGGCCGGGTTCCTGACCATGCTGCTGTTCGTCGCCGGGCCGCTGCGACGTTCGGGAGCCTACACAGTGCCGGACTTCGTGACGCTGCGCTTCGCCTCGCCCAGGCTGCGGATGCTCACCGTCATGCTGGTGGTGCTCACCGGCTGGCTCTACATCGTCCCGCAGCTGCACGGTGCCTCCCTCGCGCTCAGCGCCACGGCGGGGCTGCCCGAATGGGCCGGCCCCGCGGCGGTGGTCCTGGTGGTCCTGGCCACGGTCATGCCGGGCGGGATGCGCTCGGTGACCATCGCCCAAGCGGTCCAGTACTGGATCAAGCTCAGCGCGCTGCTGATCCCGCTGGTCTTCATCCTGCTGCGTCTGGGCGTCCTCGGCGGGGCAGAAGGTCCGGTGCCGGACTTCTCAGCGGTCTGGGCCGACAGCACACCGGGCTCGGAGGACTTCTACCGGACCGTCTCACTGATCCTGGCCCTGATGCTGGGGACCATCGGCCTGCCCCACATCCTGGTGCGCTTCTACACCAACCCCGACGGCGACGCCGCCCGCCGCACCACATTCCTGCTGCTGGGCCTGCTGGCGGCCTTCTATGTGCTGCCGGTGTCCCTGGGGGTGATCGCCCGGGCGGTGTTCACCGAGCAGGACGCTGCGACCTCTCCGGACACTGCGGTGCTGCGACTTCCTGCGGAGTTCTTCGACGGAGCGGCCGGGGACCTGCTGACCGCTGTGGTGGCGGCAGGGGCCTTCGCGGCGTTCCTCTCCACGGCCTCCGGGCTGGTGGTCTCGGTCTCCGGGGTGCTCTCTCAGGAGTTCTTCGGCGGGACTGTGCGCGGATTCCGGATCGCTGCGGTGCTGGCCGTGGCGCTGCCGCTGGCCATCGCCACGGCGACCAGCCATGTGGCCCTGGCCGGTGCGGTGGCCATGGTGTTCACCTTCAGCGCCTCGGCCATGGCACCGCTGCTGCTGTTGGGCATCTGGTGGTCCGGGATCACCGCTCAGGGAGCGTTCGCCGGCATGATCACCGGAGCCGCGGCCTCGCTGTGTTCGCTGGCTGCGGGGCTGAGCGTGGGGGAGGAGGCGGCGGGCGCCGTCGTCGTGCTCTACCCAGCCCTGTGGTGCGTGCCCCTGGCCTTCGCCGCGGCGATGCTGGTCAGCCGCTTCGGCTCAGGACGTCCGCCGGCCGACACCGCCGCGGTGCTGGCCCGGCTGCACCTGCCGGAGCGGTCCTAG
- the frr gene encoding ribosome recycling factor — protein MIDETLSEAKDLMERAVEATSEDFGTVRTGRANPSLYSKVLVDYYGSATPLQQLASFNTPDARTILITPYDVSAMREIEKALSDSEIGANPSNDGKQIRITMPDLTEERRKEYVKLVKSKGEDHKVSIRNIRRKAKETIEKAVKDGEVGEDEGKRGTDELEQMTKTYVETIDEMTKRKEAELLEV, from the coding sequence GTGATTGACGAGACCCTGTCCGAGGCAAAAGACCTGATGGAGCGTGCCGTCGAGGCCACCTCCGAAGACTTCGGAACGGTGCGCACCGGCCGTGCGAACCCCTCCCTGTACTCCAAGGTTCTGGTGGACTACTACGGTTCCGCGACCCCGCTGCAGCAGCTGGCCTCCTTCAACACCCCGGACGCTCGGACCATCCTGATCACCCCCTACGACGTCTCGGCCATGCGGGAGATCGAGAAGGCCCTCTCCGACTCCGAGATCGGCGCCAACCCCTCCAACGACGGCAAGCAGATCCGCATCACCATGCCGGACCTGACCGAGGAGCGCCGCAAGGAGTACGTGAAGCTGGTCAAGAGCAAGGGTGAGGACCACAAGGTCTCCATCCGCAACATCCGCCGCAAGGCTAAGGAGACCATCGAGAAGGCCGTCAAGGACGGCGAGGTCGGTGAGGACGAGGGCAAACGCGGCACCGATGAGCTCGAGCAGATGACCAAGACCTACGTCGAGACGATCGACGAGATGACCAAGCGCAAGGAAGCCGAGCTCCTCGAGGTCTGA
- a CDS encoding OFA family MFS transporter — protein MTGSTTTPAVENRRPKAPATAAETRAPSYHQITARPGFNRWLIPPAALALHMCIGQVYGTSVYQSRLATHFADDPLVGIFGQVLGPIFGGDHPAQTAVAFFAFSLSIVLMGLSAAMFGKWVDFRGPRMAMLASTTCWVTGFLVGSMGIFTQQLWLVGLGYGVLGGIGLGIGYIAPVSTLMKWFPDRPGLGTGMAIMGFGVGAMIAAPFSTMMLGVFERMGAGQGTSVGYLFLTLAVIYAPMMLFAAWIIRVPAEDWQPEGYDPSKKKTAKMVSAGNVTANNALRTPQFWLLWVVLFVNVTAAVGLLPQAANFVQDFFRDGSGETFASPEIAAVAAAGFVGYLSLTNTLGRFVWASTSDKIGRKPIYMMYLGLGAALYLSLALFGDTNMAAFIVLAGIILSFYGGGFATIPAYLRDLFGTLQVGAIHGRLLTAWSAAGIAGPAIVNITLDSAEGSPGVDLTAADYRPALFIMSVLLLLGFLTNLLVRPVDPKWHEESKDSAELLDHDAGAEALEQSASYAVEPARNPTVPIPAAWTIVALPMLFGLIYTFSNAVQLFAPSS, from the coding sequence ATGACTGGTTCGACAACCACTCCAGCGGTCGAGAACCGGCGGCCGAAAGCCCCGGCGACGGCTGCTGAGACGCGCGCCCCCTCCTACCACCAGATCACCGCGCGCCCCGGATTCAACCGCTGGCTGATCCCGCCGGCGGCGCTGGCCCTGCACATGTGCATCGGCCAGGTCTACGGGACCTCCGTCTATCAGTCCCGGCTGGCCACCCACTTCGCCGATGACCCGCTGGTGGGGATCTTCGGCCAGGTCCTCGGACCGATCTTCGGCGGTGACCACCCGGCACAGACCGCAGTGGCCTTCTTCGCCTTCTCCCTGTCCATCGTGCTGATGGGCCTCTCCGCCGCGATGTTCGGCAAATGGGTGGACTTCCGCGGTCCCCGGATGGCCATGCTGGCCTCCACCACGTGCTGGGTGACCGGCTTCCTGGTGGGCTCGATGGGCATCTTCACCCAACAGCTCTGGCTGGTGGGCCTGGGCTACGGCGTCCTCGGCGGCATCGGCCTGGGCATCGGATACATCGCCCCGGTCTCCACGCTGATGAAGTGGTTCCCGGACCGCCCGGGCCTGGGCACCGGCATGGCCATCATGGGCTTCGGTGTGGGCGCCATGATCGCAGCCCCCTTCTCCACCATGATGCTGGGAGTCTTCGAGCGGATGGGCGCCGGCCAGGGCACCTCCGTGGGCTATCTGTTCCTGACTCTGGCCGTGATCTACGCGCCGATGATGCTCTTCGCCGCATGGATCATCCGTGTGCCTGCCGAAGACTGGCAGCCCGAGGGCTACGACCCTTCGAAGAAGAAGACGGCCAAGATGGTCTCTGCCGGCAACGTCACCGCCAACAATGCACTGCGGACCCCGCAGTTCTGGCTGCTGTGGGTGGTGCTGTTCGTCAACGTGACTGCTGCGGTGGGCCTGCTGCCCCAGGCGGCGAACTTCGTCCAGGACTTCTTCCGCGACGGCAGCGGCGAGACCTTCGCCAGCCCGGAGATCGCTGCAGTGGCCGCCGCCGGGTTCGTGGGCTACCTGTCGCTGACCAACACGCTGGGCCGCTTCGTCTGGGCCTCCACCTCGGACAAGATCGGACGCAAACCGATCTACATGATGTACCTGGGACTCGGCGCAGCGCTGTACCTGTCGCTGGCGCTCTTCGGCGACACCAACATGGCGGCGTTCATCGTCCTGGCCGGCATCATTCTGTCCTTCTACGGAGGCGGCTTCGCCACCATCCCGGCCTACCTCCGGGATCTCTTCGGCACGCTGCAGGTTGGCGCCATCCACGGCCGCCTGCTGACCGCGTGGTCCGCCGCCGGCATCGCCGGCCCTGCCATCGTGAACATCACCCTGGACTCCGCCGAGGGCTCCCCCGGTGTGGACCTCACCGCAGCGGACTACCGGCCGGCCCTGTTCATCATGAGCGTGCTGCTGCTCCTGGGCTTCCTCACCAACCTGCTGGTGCGCCCGGTGGATCCCAAGTGGCATGAGGAGTCCAAGGACTCGGCAGAGCTCCTCGACCACGACGCCGGAGCCGAGGCCCTCGAGCAGTCCGCCTCCTACGCGGTGGAACCGGCCCGCAACCCCACGGTGCCGATCCCAGCGGCCTGGACGATCGTGGCCCTGCCGATGCTCTTCGGCCTGATCTACACCTTCAGCAACGCCGTGCAGCTGTTCGCTCCATCGAGCTGA
- a CDS encoding phosphatidate cytidylyltransferase: MAESGSQTEHTQPSAEKKVRTPKAGRDLPAAILTGLALLVPAVVGLIFFDLLLILVAIVLLGMGVWEVARALESHEAARTRRPGERRLRLPKVPLFLGAAAMPLAAYFGGVESLTLALMVTCVAIVVFAAVYRVSDPGPSIMASIFVACWVPFLISFAVLLLEAGPEAGLFGIAEGNWRLVVVVLLVVSNDTFGYIAGVLFGKHPMAPTVSPKKSWEGFAGSMAGAVGVGMLASWLIFEESLIIGAALGVAVVIAATAGDFSESMVKRELGLKDMSHVLPGHGGAMDRLDSLVFAMPAAYFVIVALTPESGGVPLGL; the protein is encoded by the coding sequence GTGGCAGAGAGCGGCTCCCAGACGGAGCATACTCAGCCCAGTGCTGAGAAGAAGGTGCGCACTCCCAAAGCCGGCCGTGACCTCCCCGCAGCGATCCTGACCGGACTGGCTCTGCTGGTGCCGGCCGTGGTCGGACTGATCTTCTTCGATCTGCTGCTGATCCTGGTGGCCATCGTGCTGCTGGGCATGGGGGTCTGGGAGGTGGCCCGTGCGCTGGAGAGCCACGAGGCCGCCCGGACCAGGCGCCCGGGGGAGCGGCGGCTGCGGCTGCCCAAGGTTCCGCTGTTCCTCGGCGCCGCGGCTATGCCTCTCGCCGCCTACTTCGGGGGAGTGGAGTCGCTGACTCTGGCCCTGATGGTCACCTGCGTGGCCATCGTGGTCTTCGCCGCGGTCTACCGGGTCTCCGACCCGGGGCCCTCCATCATGGCCTCGATCTTCGTGGCCTGCTGGGTGCCCTTCCTGATCTCCTTCGCGGTGCTGCTGCTGGAGGCCGGCCCGGAGGCGGGCCTCTTCGGCATCGCAGAGGGCAACTGGCGTCTGGTGGTCGTGGTGCTGCTGGTGGTCTCCAACGACACCTTCGGCTACATCGCCGGCGTGCTCTTCGGCAAGCACCCGATGGCGCCCACAGTCAGTCCGAAGAAGTCCTGGGAGGGCTTCGCCGGGTCCATGGCCGGAGCGGTCGGCGTCGGGATGCTGGCCTCCTGGCTCATCTTCGAGGAGTCGCTGATCATCGGGGCGGCCCTCGGTGTGGCCGTGGTGATCGCCGCGACCGCCGGTGACTTCTCCGAGTCGATGGTCAAGCGCGAGCTGGGGCTGAAGGACATGTCCCACGTGCTGCCCGGACATGGTGGGGCGATGGACCGTCTGGACTCCCTGGTCTTCGCGATGCCGGCGGCCTATTTTGTCATCGTGGCGTTGACCCCAGAATCCGGGGGAGTTCCTTTAGGGTTGTAG
- the pyrH gene encoding UMP kinase, with protein MSVEPAPRRRRVLLKLSGEVFGGGHVGVDPATVRGIAEQIAAVRGEVEVSVVVGGGNFFRGAELSRAGMDRARADYIGMLGTVMNALALQDFLEQSGQPTRVQSAITMGQVSESYIPLRAVRHMEKDRVVIFGAGAGMPYFSTDTVCAQRALETGADMVLMAKSGVDGVYTADPKTDPTAEKLDHLTYTEALRKDIRVMDQTAMTMCNDNSLSMRVFGMEGDGNITRALLGEEIGTLVTP; from the coding sequence ATGTCTGTCGAACCTGCCCCCCGTCGCCGTCGAGTCCTGCTGAAGCTCTCCGGAGAGGTCTTCGGAGGCGGTCACGTCGGCGTCGATCCTGCCACTGTGCGTGGAATCGCTGAACAGATCGCCGCGGTCCGTGGAGAGGTCGAGGTCAGCGTCGTCGTCGGCGGAGGAAACTTCTTCCGCGGCGCCGAACTGTCCCGCGCGGGCATGGACCGGGCGCGCGCCGACTACATCGGCATGCTCGGCACAGTGATGAACGCGCTGGCTCTACAGGACTTCCTCGAACAGTCCGGCCAGCCCACCCGCGTGCAGAGCGCGATCACCATGGGGCAGGTCTCCGAGTCCTACATCCCGCTGCGCGCAGTGCGCCACATGGAGAAGGACCGGGTGGTCATCTTCGGCGCCGGGGCAGGCATGCCCTACTTCTCCACCGACACCGTCTGCGCCCAGCGCGCCCTCGAGACCGGTGCTGACATGGTCCTGATGGCCAAGTCCGGAGTCGACGGCGTCTACACCGCAGATCCCAAGACGGACCCGACGGCGGAGAAGCTGGACCACCTCACCTACACCGAGGCGCTACGCAAGGACATCCGCGTGATGGACCAGACCGCCATGACCATGTGCAACGACAACAGCCTCTCCATGCGGGTCTTCGGCATGGAGGGAGATGGAAACATCACCCGCGCCCTGCTCGGCGAGGAGATCGGCACCCTGGTCACTCCCTGA
- a CDS encoding M50 family metallopeptidase: protein MTALLMTVGILIVVIGIMLSIALHEVGHLLPAKLFKVRVTQYMVGFGSTIWSRRRGETEYGIKAIPLGGYVAMTGMYPPPDEDKNNPEIIEDDAGPEDAYLRELNSQYGEPPAAAAGSAGEDGAPRAGDESTDTTLVRSQATGLFQQMSAEAREVAAEELQPGDEDRMFYRLPIWKRIIIMLGGPLMNGLIALVITAGTISLHGTEEPTTQVNEVFECVVSAEDSDAGQDECTASDPAGPAYQAGLRPGDEIVAFGGQEVQEWEELTGLIQQSADQSTQLEYLRDGERHTTTLTPLLVDRPVTDGLGRAERDGDGNLITEPVGFIGMGAGSELQRQPVTEAGPIVWEQTKAVGEVVVQLPWRLYDVAESTFTSAERDPEGPMSVVGVGRMAGELSAQEQIPLESRFATLMSLVAGVNIALMVFNLIPLLPLDGGHVAGALYEGLRRRLAKLLGRPDPGPFDISKLLPLTYLVAVLLLGMGALLILADIINPIRLFE from the coding sequence ATGACGGCTCTGCTCATGACGGTGGGCATCCTGATCGTCGTCATCGGGATCATGCTCTCCATCGCCCTGCACGAGGTGGGGCATCTGCTGCCCGCCAAGCTGTTCAAGGTGCGGGTCACCCAATACATGGTGGGCTTCGGGTCGACCATCTGGTCCAGGCGACGCGGCGAGACCGAGTACGGGATCAAAGCCATTCCGCTGGGCGGCTATGTGGCGATGACCGGCATGTACCCGCCGCCGGATGAGGATAAGAACAACCCGGAGATCATCGAGGACGACGCCGGCCCGGAGGACGCCTACCTGCGCGAGCTCAACAGCCAGTACGGCGAGCCGCCGGCGGCCGCGGCTGGGTCTGCCGGCGAGGACGGTGCCCCCAGGGCTGGGGACGAGTCCACCGACACCACTCTGGTGCGCTCGCAGGCCACCGGACTGTTCCAGCAGATGTCGGCCGAGGCCCGTGAGGTCGCTGCTGAGGAGCTGCAGCCCGGTGACGAGGACCGGATGTTCTATCGGCTGCCGATCTGGAAGCGGATCATCATCATGCTGGGCGGGCCGCTGATGAACGGCCTGATCGCCCTGGTGATCACCGCCGGCACCATCAGCCTGCACGGGACGGAGGAGCCGACCACCCAGGTCAATGAGGTCTTCGAATGTGTGGTCTCCGCGGAGGACTCCGACGCCGGCCAGGACGAGTGCACTGCGTCCGATCCTGCCGGCCCCGCCTACCAGGCCGGCCTGCGGCCCGGCGATGAGATCGTGGCCTTCGGCGGTCAGGAGGTCCAGGAGTGGGAGGAGCTGACCGGCCTGATCCAGCAGTCTGCGGATCAGAGCACCCAGCTGGAGTATCTCCGCGACGGCGAACGCCACACCACCACGCTGACTCCGCTGCTGGTGGACCGGCCGGTGACAGATGGTCTGGGCCGCGCTGAGCGCGACGGCGACGGAAACCTGATCACCGAGCCGGTGGGCTTCATCGGTATGGGTGCTGGAAGCGAGCTGCAGCGCCAGCCGGTGACCGAGGCCGGCCCGATCGTGTGGGAGCAGACCAAAGCCGTGGGCGAAGTGGTGGTCCAGCTGCCCTGGAGGCTCTACGACGTCGCCGAATCCACCTTCACCTCTGCGGAGCGGGACCCGGAGGGGCCCATGTCAGTGGTCGGCGTCGGGCGGATGGCCGGCGAGCTCTCCGCCCAGGAGCAGATCCCGCTGGAGTCTCGGTTCGCCACGCTGATGTCCCTGGTGGCCGGAGTGAACATCGCACTGATGGTCTTCAACCTGATCCCGCTGCTGCCGTTGGACGGCGGCCATGTGGCCGGGGCCCTCTACGAGGGTCTGCGGCGGCGGTTGGCCAAGCTCTTGGGCCGCCCGGACCCGGGGCCCTTCGACATCTCCAAGCTGCTGCCGCTGACCTACTTGGTCGCCGTGCTGCTGCTGGGGATGGGCGCGCTGCTGATATTGGCGGACATCATCAACCCGATACGGCTGTTCGAATGA